Proteins co-encoded in one Medicago truncatula cultivar Jemalong A17 chromosome 8, MtrunA17r5.0-ANR, whole genome shotgun sequence genomic window:
- the LOC11413679 gene encoding inositol oxygenase 2, with protein sequence MTILVEHVDFGSQFDDKNVHSEDINELVLDGGFPQPKNASQNTFFAPEINAFGHSFRNYDEESERQKGVEEFYRLQHINQTYDFVKKMREEYKKLDKAEMSIWECCELLNEVVDESDPDLDEPQIQHLLQSAEAIRKDYPNEDWLHLTALIHDLGKILLLPKFGELPQWAVVGDTFPLGCAFDESNVHHKYFKENPDIKSPAYNTKNGIYNEGCGLDNVMMSWGHDDYMTMVAKENGSTLPNAGLFIIRYHSFYPLHKEGAYTHLMNEEDFENLKWLHIFNKYDLYSKSKVLVDVEEVRPYYLSLIEKYFPAKLRW encoded by the exons ATGACCATACTTGTTGAGCATGTGGACTTTG GGTCCcaatttgatgataaaaatgtgCATTCTGAAGACATCAATGAACTTGTTCTTGATGGTGGATTTCCTCAACCAAAAAATGCTTCTCAGAATACATTCTTCGCCCCAGAAATCAATGCATTTGGCCATTCCTTCAG GAACTAtgatgaagaaagtgaaaggcAAAAAGGGGTTGAGGAATTCTATAGGTTGCAACACATCAACCAAACATATGATTTT GTGAAGAAAATGAGGGAGGAATACAAAAAACTAGACAAAGCAGAAATGAGCATTTGGGAATGTTGTGAATTGCTAAATGAGGTTGTGGATGAAAGTGATCCTGATTTGGATGAACCACAAATTCAACATTTGCTGCAATCCGCTGAAGCTATTAGAAAAGATTATCCTAATGAAGATTGGTTACATTTGACTGCTCTCATCCATG ATCTTGGAAAAATTCTTCTGCTTCCTAAATTTGGTGAATTACCTCAATGGGCTGTTGTTG GAGACACATTTCCCTTAGGTTGTGCCtttgatgaatcaaatgttcACCACAAG TATTTCAAGGAGAACCCTGATATCAAATCCCCTGCTTATAACACTAAAAATGGGATCTACAATGAAGGATGTGGACTAGACAATGTGATGATGTCATGGGGACATGATGATTATATGACTATG GTTGCTAAGGAAAATGGCTCCACTTTGCCAAATGCTGGATTGTTCATTATCAGATACCATTCCTTTTACC CTTTGCATAAGGAAGGTGCATACACTCACTTGATGAATGAAGAAGATTTTGAGAATTTGAAGTGGCTTCACATATTTAA CAAATATGATCTCTACAGCAAAAGCAAAGTTCTAGTTGACGTGGAAGAAGTGAGGCCATATTATCTATCACTTATTGAGAAG TATTTCCCTGCAAAGCTTAGATGGTGA
- the LOC112417453 gene encoding uncharacterized mitochondrial protein AtMg00310-like codes for MVSGLKVNFHKSSLIGVNVQREFMEAACRFLHCREGVIPFKYLGLPVGASSKKVSTWEPMLEQLRKRLNSWGNKFVSLGGRIVLLNSILNAIPIFYLSFLKIPAKVLKMVVRIQREFLWGGARGGRKISWVKWRKVCHPRSKGGLGVRDVKAVNLSLLAKWKWRLLHEDQSLWKRVLVEKYGDHVGGLAPWEGARWPRFSSLWWKNLMALEDGVGENWFSNRVMRRIGDGRNTSFWEDRWIGKSLCIRYT; via the coding sequence ATGGTTTCGGGATTGAAAGTCAATTTCCATAAAAGTTCTTTAATTGGTGTTAATGTCCAAAGGGAATTTATGGAGGCGGCTTGTAGGTTCTTACATTGTAGAGAAGGTGTCATTCCTTTCAAGTATTTGGGGTTGCCGGTTGGAGCTAGTTCGAAGAAGGTGTCAACTTGGGAGCCTATGTTGGAGCAATTGAGGAAGAGACTAAATTCGTGGGGGAACAAATTTGTGAGTCTAGGAGGTCGAATTGTCCTTCTAAATTCCATTTTAAATGCCATTCCTATCTTCTACCTATCTTTCTTGAAGATTCCGGCTAAGGTGCTTAAGATGGTGGTCCGTATCCAAAGAGAGTTCCTTTGGGGAGGAGCAAGAGGTGGCCGAAAAATTAGTTGGGTAAAATGGAGGAAGGTGTGTCATCCTAGAAGTAAAGGTGGCTTAGGTGTTAGGGATGTTAAGGCGGTGAATTTGAGTCTTTTGGCAAAGTGGAAGTGGCGCCTCCTACATGAGGACCAATCACTTTGGAAGAGGGTGTTGGTGGAAAAATATGGTGATCATGTTGGTGGTTTGGCACCGTGGGAGGGTGCTAGGTGGCCGAGGTTCTCTTCGCTATGGTGGAAGAACCTTATGGCTTTGGAGGATGGGGTGGGCGAAAATTGGTTTTCAAATAGGGTGATGAGAAGAATTGGTGATGGAAGGAATACTAGTTTTTGGGAGGATAGGTGGATTGGGAAAAGCCTTTGTATAAGATATACCTGA